From one Lotus japonicus ecotype B-129 chromosome 3, LjGifu_v1.2 genomic stretch:
- the LOC130744566 gene encoding uncharacterized protein LOC130744566 has product MDNALISFECFHYIKKRISGRNGMMALKLDMSKAYDRVEWPFLRSILTHMGFPMHWFNLIMDCEAECIKSILTTYERASGQVINLDKSLLSVSRNVLENCFIDLQQLLGVKAVDSYDKYLGLPTIIGKSKSRIFSFLKERVWKKLKGWKEKTLSRAGREVLIKAVAQAIPSYVMSCFILPDDLCDEIKIMISRFYWGGDVTRRGIHWTNWKTLCQPKRIGGLGFRDFKSFNMALVAKNWWRIQNFPESLLGRLFKAVYFPSGNLIDAKKGYRPSYAWSSILKTSSMIQEGSCWRIGDGEQVRIWNDNWLPSGPPINFRHEAVDEHHCSNFIYTYSTAIDCLFWLGTADGVYTVKTGYGWLQQLATQNCLSSSHEVGLEPVQWEKFWKAPSLPRVREVAWRVCTELIPVRVKLRRCDVDVHLFLSCNASRGCWFASNLGLRSLSGMKMAEFMGWVVTEMELEVVADVQRILFAMWEARNKLIFEEKPWSMASVLARAAALVCVRPKF; this is encoded by the exons ATGGATAACGCTTTAATATCATTTGAATGTTTTCACTATATAAAGAAGCGTATTTCAGGTAGGAATGGTATGATGGCTCTTAAGCTAGATATGTCAAAGGCTTATGACCGAGTGGAGTGGCCTTTTTTGAGGAGTATCCTCACTCATATGGGTTTTCCTATGCATtggtttaatttaattatggATTGT GAAGCAGAATGTATCAAATCCATTCTGACAACCTACGAACGAGCTTCTGGGCAGGTAATCAATTTAGATAAGTCTTTGTTGTCAGTTAGCCGGAATGTGCTAGAGAATTGTTTTATTGATTTGCAACAATTGTTGGGAGTAAAAGCGGTAGATAGCTATGACAAATATCTGGGGTTACCCACTATTATTGGGAAATCAAAGAGTAGAATTTTCAGTTTTTTGAAGGAACGGGTGTGGAAGAAACTTAAGGGGTGGAAAGAAAAAACTTTGTCTCGTGCAGGTCGGGAGGTGTTAATTAAGGCAGTGGCACAAGCCATCCCATCCTATGTTATGTCATGTTTTATCTTACCAGATGACTTGTGTGATGAGATAAAGATTATGATATCTCGTTTTTATTGGGGTGGAGATGTTACTCGTCGTGGTATTCATTGGACTAATTGGAAAACTTTGTGCCAGCCCAAACGTATAGGGGGTCTTGGCTTTAGAGATTTTAAATCTTTTAATATGGCCCTTGTGGCTAAGAATTGGTGGCGCATTCAGAATTTCCCGGAATCACTTTTGGGGCGGCTTTTCAAAGCTGTTTATTTCCCTTCTGGTAACTTAATTGATGCTAAGAAGGGTTATCGTCCGAGTTATGCTTGGAGTAGCATTCTTAAAACTTCATCTATGATCCAGGAAGGTAGTTGTTGGAGGATTGGTGATGGTGAACAGGTTCGAATATGGAATGATAATTGGCTGCCTAGCGGGCCTCCCATTAATTTTCGTCATGAGGCTGTTGATGAGCATCA CTGCTCGAATTTTATCTATACCTATTCGACTGCGATTGATTGTCTTTTCTGGTTGGGCACTGCTGATGGTGTATACACGGTTAAAACAGGTTATGGGTGGCTCCAACAGTTGGCTACCCAGAATTGTCTATCTTCATCACATGAAGTGGGACTTGAACCGGTTCAATGGGAAAAGTTTTGGAAAGCGCCGAGTTTACCAAGAGTACGAGAAGTAGCGTGGAGAGTGTGTACAGAGTTGATTCCGGTGCGTGTTAAGCTCCGCCGGTGTGATGTTGATGTGCATCTTTTCCTGAGTTGTAATGCGAGTCGTGGTTGCTGGTTTGCTAGCAATTTGGGCTTGAGATCTTTATCAGGTATGAAGATGGCTGAGtttatgggttgggttgtgacAGAGATGGAGCTAGAGGTGGTGGCTGATGTGCAACGGATATTGTTTGCTATGTGGGAGGCCAGGAATAAGCTGATTTTTGAGGAGAAACCTTGGTCTATGGCTTCGGTTTTGGCTCGGGCTGCCGCGCTAGtatgtgtaaggcccaagttttaa